Within the Microbacterium terricola genome, the region CTGGTACAGCTCGCGGTACGCGTCGCGCGACTCCGCCAGAGCGCCGGCATGCGCCGGACCCGCGAACATCTCGTCGAACGCGGGTACGCCCGACACCGACTTGCGAGGCGCCAGCGTGGAGCCGTATCCGTCGAACAGGTCACCCATGCGACGAGCCTAGTCCGGGCCGTGTTGCCGCGGTGTTTCGGGGCGGGCTGCACGCACACGGGGCCGCGGCGGCGTCCGCGGACGTACGCTGACGGAGTGAGGGAACGGGGCACGGTCGTCCTTCCCGCCGTGGCGGGAGTCGCGTCGGTCGCGCTCGGAGCAGGCATCGGCGAACTCGTCGCCGCGCTGTTCGTGCCGTCCGCGAGCCCCGTCGCCGTCATCGGCGGCGCGCTGATCGATGCCGCTCCGTCGTGGGCGAAGGATGCTGCCATCGCCCTCTTCGGCACCGCCGACAAGATCGCGCTCGTGGTCGGGATCGCGCTGGTGCTGGTCGTGGTGGCAGGCGGGGCCGGCGTGCTGGAGGTGCGACGCCCCCCGTGGGGCAGCCTCGTGCTCGGTCTGCTCGGCGCGGTCGGAGCCGTGGTCGCCCTGACCCGCGCGGACGCCGGCGGCATGGCGTGGCTCCCCTCCGCAGTCGCGGGGCTCGTGGCAGCCTTCACCCTGCGCGCCCTCGCTCGCCTCATGCCTCGTGCGCAGGCCGACTCCGGACCGCTCGTCGAGCGAGGCCGCGAAGCGCCCGAGACGAAACGCCCAGACTCCGGACCGCTCGTTGAGCGAGGCCGCGAAGCGCCCGAGACGAAACGCCCCGACCGCCGCGCGTTCCTCGGCTGGACCATCGCGGCAGCGGCAGCGGGAGCCCTCTCGGCCATCGCCGCGTCGGCCCTGCAGGCGGGGCGGCAGGCAGCATCCGCTGTTCGTGACGCGATCACGCTCCCCCGGCCATCCGCGACCGCACCGCCGGTGCCGGCGGGCGCCGAGCTGGGCGTCGACGGGCTCGCCCCGCTGATCACCCCGAACGAGCAGTTCTACCGGATCGACACGGCGCTCATCGTGCCGTCGGTGGCGACGCAGGACTGGAGCCTGCGGATCCACGGGATGGTCGAGCGCGAGGTCACGCTGACGTGGGACGAGCTGCTCGCCCTGCCGCTGGAGGAGAGCACCACCACGCTCGCATGCGTGTCGAACACCGTCGGCGGCGACCTGATCGGCAACGCGCTGTGGCTCGGGTACCCGATCCGCGAGCTGCTCGCCCGCGCCGTGCCGAGCGCCGACGCCGACATGGTGCTCTCGCGCTCGATCGACGGGTTCACCGCGAGCACTCCGCTCGAGGTCCTCACCGACGACCGCGCGGCGATCCTCGCGGTCGGCATGAACGGCGAGCCGCTGCCCGCCGAGCACGGTTTCCCGGTGCGGATGGTGGTGCCAGGGCTGTACGGGTACGTGTCGGCGACGAAGTGGGTCACCGAGCTGGAGGTCACCCGGTTCGATGCGACGACCGCGTACTGGACGACCCGGGGGTGGAGCGAGCGCGGACCGATCAAGCTGCAGTCGCGCATCGACGTGCCGCGCCCGGGGGCGCAGGTCGCCGCGGGAGACACCGTCATCGCGGGAGTCGCGTGGCAGCAGCACGTGGGCGTGGCCGGCGTCGAGGTGCAGATCGACGAGGGCTCGTGGCAGGCGGCGACCCTGGCGACGGCGATCAGCGACGACACCTGGGTGCAGTGGAGCCTGCCGTGGACGCCCGAGTCCGGCGACCACACGATCCGCTGCCGTGCCCTCTCGGCCGATGGCACGACGCAGACCGCCGACACCGCCCCGCCCGCGCCCGACGGCGCGACCGGGCATCACACCATCCACGTCACGGTGGCCTGAACGCGGTGAGGGGCGGACGGATCCACGTCCGCCCCGCTCACCCGATCTCAGCAGAGCACTGCCAGCGTCCAGTAGAGATTGATCGCCGTGCCCGAATCGGTGTACGTGTTGGCGTAGATGTAGCTGCCCGCCACGTACGCGGATGCCCAGTACGGGCCGCCGTGCACGGAGACGACCGGCGTGCAGCCGGTGGCGTCGATGTCCAGCAGCACTCGGTAGGACCCCGTCCCGAGATTGGTGCTCGAGAGGACCCGCGGGCTGCCGTTGTAGACACCGCCCGAGGGGGAGAGCACTGCGTGGATCTGCGGCACGTAGTACCCGACCACATCGATGACCAGGTGCACGCTGGCGGTGAAGTTGCGCACACGCAGCTGCTTGGCGGCCCCCGCAGTGATCGTCAGAGTCGGCGTCGAGGTCATGTTCACCGCCTTCGGGTATGACAGCACCGTGGTGTTCGGTTCGGATGCCGAGGTCGGCCAGGCGCGCACGCGCCCGGCTGCGGTGGCGCCGGTCGAGGTGACCGAGGTGGCCACCGCCGTCGCCGCCAGCGGGATGCTGCAGCCTCCGGTCTGGCCTCCCTGCGGAGCGAACCCGAACGACCCGGAGATGTAGAAGTCACGAGTCGTCCCATCACCCAGGAGGCCGCCGCCTTTGCGGGTGTCGGCCACCCGACACGGGGTGATCGGCACGTACGTGGTGGACATCTTCGACGCATCGATCGCATCCGTGGCGGGCGGCGCATCCTCCGGCCCGAAGCCGCCCTCCGCCCCGCTGTTGGGCGAATCC harbors:
- a CDS encoding molybdopterin-dependent oxidoreductase; the protein is MRERGTVVLPAVAGVASVALGAGIGELVAALFVPSASPVAVIGGALIDAAPSWAKDAAIALFGTADKIALVVGIALVLVVVAGGAGVLEVRRPPWGSLVLGLLGAVGAVVALTRADAGGMAWLPSAVAGLVAAFTLRALARLMPRAQADSGPLVERGREAPETKRPDSGPLVERGREAPETKRPDRRAFLGWTIAAAAAGALSAIAASALQAGRQAASAVRDAITLPRPSATAPPVPAGAELGVDGLAPLITPNEQFYRIDTALIVPSVATQDWSLRIHGMVEREVTLTWDELLALPLEESTTTLACVSNTVGGDLIGNALWLGYPIRELLARAVPSADADMVLSRSIDGFTASTPLEVLTDDRAAILAVGMNGEPLPAEHGFPVRMVVPGLYGYVSATKWVTELEVTRFDATTAYWTTRGWSERGPIKLQSRIDVPRPGAQVAAGDTVIAGVAWQQHVGVAGVEVQIDEGSWQAATLATAISDDTWVQWSLPWTPESGDHTIRCRALSADGTTQTADTAPPAPDGATGHHTIHVTVA